The genomic stretch gtgcgcgttctgccaaaagcaccatttgcatgcatatcgtgtggtttttcagaaaactgcgtccgcgtctaccaaaagacgcacgtgcatggtagctctgctggaacgatgtgctcaaacccgtttgtttttgccatacagatCGCCGCCCTACTGCTCACACCAGCCGGGTACGAAGGAAGAGGCCAGGATGTGAAAGCAAACTCGACCTATCTTCCAGGGTATCTTGGATCCCAAGTGCCTACCGCGCCATTCTATCTGGATAAGCCCGATATACAGCACCATTACAGTGCAACAACAACGCTGgatgacgtcacggacttcagcgccaccacagcgagtctatgggcaccaccgaccataaaaggaggcgacagactgcggcggaccactgggcatggtagctctgctggaacgatgtgctcaaacccgtttgtttttgccatacagatCGCCGCCCTACTGCTCACACCAGCCGGGTACGAAGGAAGAGGCCGGGATGTGAAAGCAAACTCGACCTATCTTCCAGGGTATCTTGGATCCCAAGTGCCTACCGCGCCATTCTATCTGGATAAGCCCGATATACAGCACCATTACAGTGCAACAACAACGCTGgatgacgtcacggacttcagcgccaccacagcgagtctatgggcaccaccgaccataaaaggaggcgacagactgcggcggaccactgggcatggtagctctgctggaacgatgtgctcaaacccgtttgtttttgccatacaggTGAGCAAACGTTTTGGGAAATGCCTAAAATCCAATGAATTGTGCCTAATTGTGCTGCCATGCCCAAGGCTGCTTTCAAATTTGTTATGTGACTTTTGCGTGCATGTTTCTAAATTGCTGCTTATAGCAGGGGATGTGGAAAGTAACCCTGGGCCTGATTATGATCAATTTTCCAAGCAGCTAAAACAAATTGCAGACGACCTTCGTGTTATTAAGGAAGAACGTCTAACATCCATCGACTTAAAACTTGACAGCCTAAGCAATCTCGATACCAAGGTTTCTACATGCATGGAACAAATTAATAACCTCCAGAAAGCACTAATATCACTTGAACTAAAAGTGGACGATCTTGAAAATCGCTCAAGAAGATCAAATCTAATTGTTTACGGTCTTCCCGAGGAAGCTAAGGAAAACGAAGGCTCACTTGAACACAAAGTGCACGAAAAAATTCTTAAAAGTGTCCTCGAAGTCGAAGATGTAACGATTGAAAGGATTCACAGATTGGGCAGGCCAGCAGCTAAAAAAACCAGACCGGTTATCTTGAAGCTCCGGGACTACCGCGACAAAACACAAATCCTAAGCAACTGTTATAAGCTGAAGGGGAGCAGTTTTTCAATCGGCGAAGATTTTTCATGGCGTGTAAGAAACATCCGGAAGAAACTGTGGAACTACGCGAAAGCTAGAAAAGAATCTGGGGACAAGGTATCGCTGTCCTACGACAAACTGCGTATCAATGATGACCTCTACCGATGGGATGACGAAACAAATGATGTGGCTCTAATCCAAACGCATTCAGCTACCTCGAGCAAAAAAAACCAGGAAGCAGAAAGGCAAACAACGCGCACTCGGCGCAACGCGCCACGTCAGAAATAACTTTCTGCAATATTAATGCGCGTAGCATACTAAAGAAAACTGACTTCCTTGAGGCATTACTTCTTGGTATCGAACCAGATTTTGTTGCTCTAACTGAGACTTGGCTAACAATCGATATCAGGGATGCTGAAATCACACCACCAAACTACGTAATCGTACGGAAAGACCGATTAACACGTGGTGGCGGCGTCGCCTTATTGATTAAAAAGGATATCCCTTATATCGTATTACCTGATGTCACAGGAGTGGAAGGAATCTTTTGTAAACTAACATTTTCTACAAGCAATATTGTCGTCGGCTGTATTTATCGTAGTCCCTCATGTGAGGTTGAAGTGATGGAAAGACTGTGTTTGTATGCGCAAAATAACGTTTTGGGGGCCAGACTAATACTTCTAGGGGATTTTAACTTGCCTGATGTGAACTAGCAAACATTTGAACACCACTCACCAAGTGCTGATATGCTTTTCGAACTCATGCTTTCATTGAATCTTAGCCAAATCGTAAcagagcccacacgtgttcaaggaactacttccaacacacttgatttaatttttttgagCCATCATTTTCCTTTAGAGCAAACACGCCTTGAACTCATTAATGGCATGTCTGATCATAAGATTACTCTATGTGTTGTACCTGCTCAGAATACATTTTCTTCCCAACCACGCATCACTTACCCGGACTTCAGTAGAGCAGACGATACGAGTATTATTGACTACTTATCTAACGAACTTACCGCCTTTGAAGAACTTTCAATACGTTCCACTACAAACATCGAAACGTTGTGGCATGGtttcaaaaaaattatgtttcattgtatttctaagtatgtaccttctaaagttaaaaaaacgagaaagcacaatccctggatctcacgtgacatcattcatgccaaacgtaaagtcaaacgtctgaaaaaatcaatgaaaatagcacctaaaccttcatctcgaagtaatcttactctggctatccaagacatgaaatctaaaataaagacagcgaagtcaaacttttacacaaacacacttcaaggatttctaagaaattcaccgagcaaattctggaactacCTTAATCCTAAGGCATCAAGTGATCCCCAAGTGTCACCCGAAACTAGCAAACAAACCGCTAATTcactaaataactacttttcttctatcttcacatctgacgatgggaaactaccccaaattgacatcaccgttaacagcacactaagccccctcaccgtcacggaggccggagtactgaaccttctcctaaacctggacacaaaaaaagg from Dermacentor variabilis isolate Ectoservices unplaced genomic scaffold, ASM5094787v1 scaffold_490, whole genome shotgun sequence encodes the following:
- the LOC142569062 gene encoding uncharacterized protein LOC142569062, encoding MCSNPFVFAIQIAALLLTPAGYEGRGQDVKANSTYLPGYLGSQVPTAPFYLDKPDIQHHYSATTTLDDVTDFSATTASLWAPPTIKGGDRLRRTTGHGSSAGTMCSNPFVFAIQIAALLLTPAGYEGRGRDVKANSTYLPGYLGSQVPTAPFYLDKPDIQHHYSATTTLDDVTDFSATTASLWAPPTIKGGDRLRRTTGHGSSAGTMCSNPFVFAIQVSKRFGKCLKSNELCLIVLPCPRLLSNLLCDFCVHVSKLLLIAGDVESNPGPDYDQFSKQLKQIADDLRVIKEERLTSIDLKLDSLSNLDTKVSTCMEQINNLQKALISLELKVDDLENRSRRSNLIVYGLPEEAKENEGSLEHKVHEKILKSVLEVEDVTIERIHRLGRPAAKKTRPVILKLRDYRDKTQILSNCYKLKGSSFSIGEDFSWRVRNIRKKLWNYAKARKESGDKVSLSYDKLRINDDLYRWDDETNDVALIQTHSATSSKKNQEAERQTTRTRRNAPRQK